In Marisediminicola antarctica, one DNA window encodes the following:
- a CDS encoding zinc-dependent metalloprotease produces the protein MPEDPQQEPNDEFRDMLRELLSGNSDIDPAKLASAAGLPDDPAMVAQLMSQLQAAMQYSGEGVNWEIARQQATAIATSESQPTTPADRAAIEQAYGIAALWLSEATYISELTVTPRLMTRTEWVTATMPVWTQLAEPVALSISDALTDVLRQQAPEEMTEMLDNASKLMRNIGGTLFAMQLGQVVGQLSGEVVSGGDIGIPLLDSTNGTELQAAILPQNVAPFGEGLDIEPDEIRLYLAVRELAHARLFRHAKWLRLQLMTSITGFAHGIRIDTGLMEQLASDFDPSNPEELRQAMASGALIPPKSEAQRGALDRLETMLALVEGWVDVVTAQATTRLPKSAAIAETVRRRRAAGGPAESAFSTLVGLELRPRRMREAAAMWQKVTDAIGAERRDELWSHPDVLPGSGDIDDPTALIARLTSTTPAHDDVDQAIEDLLNDTSDDRPHEQGDGPAEGPRE, from the coding sequence ATGCCTGAAGATCCTCAGCAAGAGCCGAACGACGAGTTCCGGGACATGCTGCGCGAGTTGCTGTCGGGAAACTCCGACATTGACCCCGCCAAGCTCGCGAGCGCGGCGGGCCTGCCCGACGACCCGGCGATGGTCGCTCAACTGATGTCCCAGTTACAGGCCGCGATGCAGTACAGCGGCGAGGGAGTCAACTGGGAGATCGCGCGCCAGCAGGCGACCGCGATCGCGACGAGCGAGTCGCAGCCGACGACTCCCGCCGACCGGGCCGCCATTGAGCAGGCCTACGGCATCGCCGCGCTGTGGCTCAGCGAGGCCACCTATATCTCCGAACTCACCGTCACGCCTCGGCTGATGACGAGGACAGAGTGGGTCACGGCGACCATGCCCGTATGGACCCAGCTGGCCGAGCCCGTCGCCCTGAGCATCTCCGACGCCCTCACCGACGTGCTGCGCCAGCAAGCGCCCGAGGAGATGACGGAGATGCTCGACAACGCGAGCAAGCTCATGCGCAACATCGGCGGAACTCTGTTCGCGATGCAGCTCGGCCAGGTCGTCGGGCAACTCTCGGGCGAAGTGGTCTCCGGCGGAGACATCGGCATCCCCCTGCTCGACTCGACCAACGGCACCGAACTCCAGGCCGCGATTCTCCCGCAGAACGTCGCGCCGTTCGGCGAGGGCCTCGACATCGAGCCCGACGAGATCCGGCTCTACCTCGCCGTGCGTGAACTCGCCCATGCGCGACTGTTCCGGCATGCGAAGTGGCTCCGCCTGCAGCTGATGACGTCGATCACCGGCTTCGCCCACGGCATCCGCATCGACACGGGTCTCATGGAGCAGCTCGCCTCGGACTTCGACCCGTCGAACCCCGAGGAACTCCGTCAGGCCATGGCGAGCGGGGCGCTCATCCCGCCGAAGTCGGAGGCCCAGCGAGGCGCCCTCGACCGGCTCGAGACGATGCTCGCCCTCGTCGAGGGCTGGGTTGACGTCGTCACCGCGCAGGCGACGACTCGACTGCCGAAATCGGCCGCGATCGCCGAGACCGTGCGGCGCCGTCGCGCTGCCGGCGGACCAGCCGAGTCGGCGTTCTCGACCCTCGTCGGCCTCGAGCTGCGACCGCGCCGCATGCGCGAGGCCGCCGCCATGTGGCAGAAGGTGACGGATGCCATCGGCGCCGAGCGCCGCGACGAGCTGTGGTCCCATCCGGACGTGCTGCCGGGCTCGGGTGACATCGACGACCCAACGGCCCTCATCGCGAGGCTGACCTCGACCACACCAGCCCACGACGACGTCGATCAGGCGATCGAGGACCTTCTCAACGACACGAGCGACGACCGCCCGCACGAGCAGGGCGACGGACCGGCGGAGGGCCCGCGGGAATAG
- a CDS encoding aldo/keto reductase, whose protein sequence is MRYRTLGNSGAVVSTYALGTMTFGAEADSATSHALLDTFVAAGGTLVDTADVYSAGVSEQMIGTWLAAHPVEREQIVLATKGRFPMGSGPNDLGTSRRHLTRALDDSLRRLGTEHIDLYQLHAWDPVTPLDETLRFLDDAIRAGKIGYWGVSNFTGWQLTKAAHRAQALGFTPPVSVQPQYSLLVREIESEIVPAALDAGLGLLPWSPLGGGWLTGKYQRDVDPTGATRLGEDPQRGMEAWLPRNELDRTWMIVDTVAAVAAEIGATSGQVSLAWLEAQPGVTAVILGARTVAQLSENLVAASVALSPTQLERLSAVSAPVVSDYPYGAAALAQRDRRLPGGR, encoded by the coding sequence ATGCGCTATCGCACTCTCGGAAACAGCGGGGCGGTTGTCTCGACGTACGCCCTCGGCACGATGACCTTCGGCGCGGAGGCCGACTCCGCCACCTCCCACGCACTGCTCGACACCTTTGTGGCCGCCGGCGGCACCCTCGTCGACACCGCGGATGTGTACAGCGCCGGCGTCTCAGAACAGATGATCGGCACCTGGCTGGCGGCGCACCCCGTGGAACGGGAGCAGATCGTGCTCGCCACCAAGGGCCGGTTTCCGATGGGCAGTGGCCCCAACGACCTCGGCACCAGCCGCCGCCACCTGACACGTGCTCTTGATGACTCCCTACGTCGCCTCGGCACCGAACACATCGACCTCTATCAACTGCACGCCTGGGATCCGGTCACCCCGCTCGACGAAACCCTGCGTTTTCTCGACGACGCCATCCGTGCGGGCAAAATCGGTTACTGGGGCGTCTCCAACTTCACCGGATGGCAGCTCACCAAGGCCGCTCACCGGGCACAGGCGCTCGGCTTCACCCCGCCGGTTAGCGTCCAGCCGCAATACAGCCTGTTGGTGCGCGAAATCGAGAGTGAAATCGTGCCCGCCGCCCTCGACGCCGGCCTCGGACTGCTGCCCTGGTCACCCCTCGGCGGCGGCTGGCTCACCGGCAAATACCAGCGCGATGTGGACCCAACAGGCGCTACCCGCCTCGGCGAAGACCCGCAGCGCGGCATGGAAGCATGGCTGCCGCGCAACGAACTCGACCGCACCTGGATGATCGTGGACACCGTCGCCGCGGTGGCCGCAGAGATCGGTGCGACGAGCGGGCAGGTCTCGCTGGCGTGGCTCGAAGCGCAACCGGGCGTCACAGCGGTGATCCTGGGGGCGCGCACGGTGGCTCAACTGAGCGAGAATCTGGTCGCGGCATCCGTGGCGCTGAGCCCGACGCAGCTCGAGCGGTTGAGCGCGGTCAGCGCCCCCGTCGTCTCGGACTACCCCTACGGCGCTGCGGCGCTCGCACAGCGCGACCGTCGGCTGCCCGGCGGCCGCTGA
- a CDS encoding ATP-dependent helicase — protein sequence MTAQSLLDGLDDEQRVAAEALLGPVCLLAGAGTGKTRAITHRIAYGVATGVYPPGRVMALTFTSRAAGELRGRLRQLGAGGVSARTFHASALSQLGFFWPQVVGGTMPRILESKGRLIAHAAESLKLKLDTPTLRDLAAEIEWRKVSRLTLDQYAAVVEGRATPDSLDATRMVALHGAYERVKDERRQIDFEDVLLATAGMLESEPWVAQQVREQYRFFVVDEYQDVSPLQQALLELWLGDRQDVCVVGDASQTIYSFAGASSDLLLSFPSRYPNSTVVRLEQNYRSTPAIVETANQLMRDRAGSLRLRAAVGSEPAPGKAQPKVIAPSVTTYRDDRAEARGVAGQIADLVAAGSRPQDIAVLYRINVQGAVLEAALGDAGIGYQLKGGKRFFDLPEVKQTLMMLKGASVANTVEPLFKTVSDVLRSLGWTQEAPETRGAVRDRWESLNAIMGLAESAVPGTTLRQFSDDLYERSAGQHEPTMDAVTLATLHSAKGLEWETVFVIGLSEGLVPISYAKTPAAVDEERRLLYVGVTRARERLHLSFAEAAPKRSTPRQPSRFLAELRSRTPDAAATASRR from the coding sequence ATGACCGCCCAGTCCCTGCTCGACGGACTCGATGACGAGCAGCGAGTCGCGGCTGAGGCGCTCTTGGGGCCCGTGTGCCTGCTCGCCGGTGCCGGCACCGGCAAGACGCGGGCCATCACCCACCGCATCGCCTACGGCGTTGCGACGGGTGTCTACCCTCCCGGCCGGGTCATGGCACTGACCTTCACTTCGAGAGCGGCCGGAGAACTGCGTGGCCGACTGCGCCAGCTCGGCGCCGGGGGAGTCTCGGCCCGCACCTTCCACGCCTCCGCGCTGTCGCAGCTTGGCTTCTTCTGGCCGCAGGTCGTCGGCGGCACCATGCCGCGCATCCTCGAGTCCAAGGGGCGGCTCATCGCCCACGCGGCGGAGAGCCTGAAGCTCAAACTCGACACCCCGACGCTGCGCGACCTCGCCGCCGAGATCGAGTGGCGCAAGGTCTCGAGGCTCACTCTCGACCAGTACGCCGCCGTCGTCGAGGGCCGCGCCACACCCGACTCCCTCGATGCCACCCGCATGGTCGCCCTTCACGGGGCCTACGAGCGGGTCAAGGACGAGCGCCGCCAGATCGACTTCGAGGACGTGTTGCTGGCCACGGCCGGAATGCTCGAGTCCGAGCCGTGGGTCGCCCAACAGGTGCGCGAGCAGTACCGCTTCTTCGTTGTCGACGAGTACCAGGACGTCTCGCCGCTGCAGCAGGCGCTGCTCGAGCTCTGGCTCGGCGACCGGCAGGATGTCTGCGTCGTCGGCGACGCGAGCCAGACGATCTACTCGTTCGCCGGGGCATCCTCCGACCTCCTGCTGTCGTTCCCGTCCCGCTACCCGAACTCGACCGTCGTGCGGCTCGAGCAGAACTACCGCTCGACCCCCGCGATCGTGGAGACGGCCAACCAGCTCATGCGCGACCGGGCCGGATCGCTGCGCCTGCGCGCCGCGGTCGGGTCGGAACCGGCGCCCGGCAAGGCCCAACCGAAGGTGATCGCGCCGTCGGTGACGACCTACCGCGACGACCGCGCGGAGGCCCGCGGAGTCGCCGGCCAGATCGCCGACCTCGTCGCCGCAGGCTCCCGCCCGCAGGACATCGCCGTGCTGTACCGCATCAACGTGCAGGGGGCGGTGCTCGAGGCTGCTCTCGGCGATGCGGGGATCGGCTACCAGCTCAAGGGAGGCAAGCGGTTCTTCGACCTCCCCGAGGTCAAGCAGACACTCATGATGCTCAAGGGCGCGTCAGTCGCGAACACCGTCGAACCGCTCTTCAAGACGGTAAGCGACGTGCTGCGGTCGCTCGGCTGGACCCAGGAGGCGCCCGAGACGCGCGGTGCCGTCCGCGACCGGTGGGAGTCGCTCAACGCGATCATGGGGCTCGCCGAATCGGCGGTGCCGGGCACTACGCTTCGGCAGTTCTCCGACGACCTCTATGAGAGGTCGGCCGGACAGCACGAGCCGACGATGGATGCCGTCACCCTCGCGACCCTGCACTCGGCCAAGGGTCTGGAGTGGGAAACGGTTTTTGTCATCGGGCTCAGTGAGGGGCTCGTTCCGATCAGCTATGCGAAGACCCCCGCGGCCGTCGACGAGGAACGCCGGCTGCTCTACGTCGGCGTCACGCGTGCGCGGGAGCGGCTGCACCTGTCCTTTGCCGAGGCTGCGCCGAAGCGGTCGACGCCGCGTCAGCCGTCCCGGTTCCTGGCAGAGCTGCGCAGCCGCACTCCGGATGCTGCCGCCACCGCGTCGAGGCGGTAG
- a CDS encoding aconitate hydratase, whose amino-acid sequence MAYNVTEKLISSHLLSGEMTPGTEIGLHIDQTLTQDATGTLVMLELEALGLDRARTEVSVQYVDHNLLQADSKNAEDHDFLRSACQRFGLWFSKAGNGVSHPTHMQRFGIPGKTMVGSDSHTPAAGSLGMLAIGVGGIEVALAIAGEPLYIRMPEIWGVRLTGELPPWTSAKDVILEMLRRHGVKGGVNRIVEYYGPGLSTLTAMDRHVIANMGAELGATTTVFPADDQVRAFLRAEQREGDFVELLSDADAGYDVTEEIDLSTIVPLIALPSSPGNVVPVREVAGRPVEQVVIGSSANPGLRDFAIVAAIVKGRQSHPGVSFDVNPSSRQILQDLTRMGATLDLISAGARLHQSGCMGCIGMGQAPANGRNSLRTMPRNFPGRSGTKEDAVYLCSPETAAAAVLTGAITDPRDLEELFDLTYPTVQFPATSSVNLAMLEAPLPLAEASQVELVKGENISSLPVFTPLADRIEAPVALVVGDDISTDEILPAGARVLPFRSNIPKLARFTFDQVDETYSTRAAETRDTSGHIIIAGTNYGQGSSREHAAITPRFLGLRAVLAVSFARIHWQNLANFGVLALEFADATDHDRIQRDDVLVLDGIREALAAGTEITLHNRTRNEDYAARQNFSQRQIDMLLAGGLISWLHERRAAPAHDRD is encoded by the coding sequence GTGGCTTATAACGTCACTGAGAAACTCATTTCCTCTCACTTGCTCAGCGGGGAGATGACGCCGGGGACCGAAATCGGCCTGCACATCGATCAGACCCTCACGCAGGATGCAACGGGAACTCTTGTCATGCTTGAGTTGGAGGCGCTGGGACTTGATCGTGCGCGCACTGAAGTATCGGTGCAGTACGTCGACCACAACCTGTTGCAGGCCGACAGTAAGAACGCGGAGGATCACGACTTCCTCCGCTCGGCCTGTCAACGTTTCGGTCTGTGGTTTTCGAAGGCCGGGAACGGGGTTTCGCACCCGACGCATATGCAGAGGTTCGGCATCCCGGGCAAGACGATGGTCGGCTCGGACAGTCACACCCCGGCTGCGGGCTCGCTCGGGATGCTGGCTATCGGCGTTGGCGGTATCGAGGTGGCTCTGGCGATCGCTGGCGAACCGCTCTACATCAGGATGCCCGAAATCTGGGGCGTGCGCCTCACCGGCGAGCTGCCGCCGTGGACGAGCGCCAAGGATGTCATTCTCGAAATGCTCCGCCGCCATGGCGTCAAGGGCGGCGTCAACCGGATCGTCGAATACTACGGACCGGGCCTGTCGACTCTCACCGCGATGGACAGGCATGTGATCGCCAATATGGGTGCCGAGCTCGGGGCGACGACAACGGTCTTCCCGGCGGACGATCAGGTGCGCGCGTTCCTGCGCGCAGAGCAACGCGAGGGCGACTTCGTCGAACTGCTCTCCGATGCGGATGCCGGTTACGACGTGACTGAGGAGATTGACCTGTCGACCATTGTGCCGCTCATCGCGCTGCCCAGTTCGCCGGGCAATGTCGTGCCGGTGCGCGAGGTCGCCGGCAGACCGGTTGAGCAGGTCGTGATTGGGTCGTCCGCGAATCCGGGGCTGCGCGACTTCGCAATCGTCGCCGCTATCGTGAAGGGACGCCAGTCACACCCTGGCGTGTCCTTCGACGTCAACCCGAGCTCCCGACAGATCCTGCAGGATCTGACTCGAATGGGTGCCACTCTCGACTTGATCAGCGCTGGCGCCCGGTTACACCAGTCAGGCTGTATGGGCTGCATTGGCATGGGACAGGCCCCGGCAAATGGGCGCAACAGCCTGCGCACGATGCCCCGCAACTTTCCAGGCCGCTCCGGCACCAAGGAAGACGCGGTCTACCTGTGCTCGCCGGAGACGGCGGCGGCAGCGGTGCTTACCGGGGCGATCACCGACCCGCGCGACCTTGAAGAACTATTCGACCTGACCTACCCGACGGTCCAGTTCCCGGCCACCTCGAGCGTGAACCTGGCCATGCTCGAGGCACCTCTACCTCTGGCAGAGGCCTCCCAGGTGGAACTGGTGAAGGGCGAGAACATTTCCTCGTTGCCGGTCTTTACGCCCCTCGCCGATCGCATCGAGGCCCCCGTGGCCCTGGTGGTCGGCGACGATATTTCCACGGATGAGATTCTGCCGGCGGGCGCGCGGGTTTTGCCTTTCCGCAGCAACATCCCCAAACTCGCACGATTCACCTTCGACCAGGTCGATGAAACCTACTCGACCCGCGCGGCTGAAACCCGCGATACTTCCGGGCACATCATCATTGCCGGCACCAATTACGGGCAGGGTTCCTCGCGGGAGCATGCTGCGATCACCCCCCGTTTTCTCGGATTGCGCGCGGTCCTTGCCGTCTCGTTCGCACGTATCCACTGGCAGAACCTCGCAAATTTCGGTGTGCTCGCTCTCGAATTCGCGGATGCGACCGATCACGACCGCATCCAGCGTGACGATGTTCTGGTGCTGGACGGCATCCGCGAGGCTCTCGCCGCCGGAACCGAGATCACCTTGCACAATAGGACTCGCAATGAGGACTACGCCGCCCGGCAGAATTTCTCACAGCGGCAGATCGACATGCTGCTCGCGGGTGGACTCATTTCTTGGCTGCACGAGCGGAGAGCGGCCCCGGCCCACGATCGAGACTGA
- a CDS encoding UPF0182 family protein yields MTSKEARPASRTRAPLAIAAGVIAALVIAFFIFASLYTDWLWFDQLGFANVLTTGWIAASVMFLIGFFAMAVPVYLSIALAFRARPVYAKLNSQLDRYQQVIEPLRRLAMIGIPAVLGLFAGVATSSRWPVALQWLNRTPSGETDPQFGLDISFYLFELPFYQSAVAFASAVVLISGIATLATCYLYGAIRINGREVRISKPARIQLAILAAVYLAVQAVSIWLDQYATLVQSSSDLLVGASYADVNAVIPGRAILAGIAAIVAVLFIVTAVIGRWRLPIVGTALLIVSSLLIGSVYPWIVQRFQVAPSVRSVEAPYIERNIEATRAAYDVADVEEQRFDPSTDTEAGALRNDAETTANIRIIDPALVTRTFAQLEQFRQYYQFAPQLDVDRYEIDGKVQDTVIAVRELNLDGLGGANNFYNRTFVYTHGYGVVAAFGNQRSAEGLPVFLQSGIPSDGALGSDFEPRIYFGEQSPPFSIVGAPEGSRPVELDFPSGSEEGAENATTTYAADGGPTLDNVFKKVLYAIKFQSEQIFLSDAVNDESQILYDRDPKQRVQKVAPYLTLDSDAYPAVVDDKVVWIVDGYTTSDNYPYSDVKQLSNAIVDTYTPTPAYAIDNINYIRNSVKATVDAYTGEVTLYAWDEEDPILQTWQKIFPTSVVPISEMSGDLLSHVRYPADLFKVQRQILSTYHVTDSDSFFSSDDAWITPNDPTESAATAEFQPPYYLTMQVPGSEESNFSLYTTFIPQSSGEGTRNILTGYMAVNADAGGTAGEVADSYGKFTLLTLPKQDTVPGPGQVQAAFNTDTEVANQLALLARGDTEVVRGNLLTLPVGGGLLYVQPVYVQSTAETSYPILRKVLVSFGDQIGFEDTLDAALNSVFGGDSGATAGDEDVVVTPIDPAEPLDPDAPAEPETPTEPTTPTTPTTPSDSPALTAALEDARQALLDRTAAYAANDMVGAAEADEALQAAIERAIAATP; encoded by the coding sequence TTGACTTCCAAGGAAGCACGTCCCGCCTCGCGCACACGGGCACCACTCGCAATCGCAGCCGGAGTAATCGCCGCACTCGTTATTGCCTTCTTCATTTTTGCGAGCCTCTATACCGACTGGCTGTGGTTCGACCAGCTCGGATTCGCGAACGTATTGACGACGGGGTGGATCGCTGCGTCGGTGATGTTCCTCATCGGCTTCTTCGCTATGGCCGTGCCTGTCTACCTGAGCATCGCACTCGCGTTCAGGGCGCGTCCGGTCTACGCCAAGCTGAACTCGCAGCTGGACCGATACCAGCAGGTCATCGAGCCGCTGCGTCGCCTCGCAATGATCGGCATCCCCGCGGTCCTCGGCCTGTTCGCCGGCGTCGCGACCTCCTCGCGCTGGCCCGTGGCCCTGCAATGGCTCAATCGCACGCCCAGTGGTGAGACCGACCCACAGTTCGGGCTCGACATCTCGTTCTACCTCTTCGAGCTGCCGTTCTATCAGTCCGCGGTCGCCTTCGCGTCGGCCGTCGTGCTCATCTCCGGCATCGCGACCCTCGCGACCTGCTACCTCTACGGGGCCATCCGCATCAACGGACGCGAGGTGCGCATCTCCAAGCCCGCCCGCATCCAGCTCGCGATCCTCGCCGCCGTGTACCTCGCCGTGCAGGCGGTCAGCATCTGGCTCGACCAGTACGCGACCCTGGTGCAGAGCAGCAGCGACCTGCTCGTTGGCGCCTCCTACGCCGACGTCAACGCCGTGATCCCGGGCCGCGCGATCCTCGCCGGAATCGCCGCGATCGTAGCGGTGCTCTTCATCGTCACCGCCGTCATCGGACGCTGGCGCCTGCCCATCGTCGGCACCGCGCTGCTTATCGTCAGCAGCCTGCTGATCGGATCGGTCTACCCGTGGATCGTGCAGCGCTTCCAGGTCGCGCCGAGCGTGCGAAGTGTTGAGGCTCCGTACATCGAGCGCAACATCGAGGCCACCCGCGCGGCGTACGACGTTGCCGACGTCGAGGAGCAGCGGTTCGACCCGTCGACCGACACCGAGGCGGGCGCCCTCCGTAACGATGCCGAGACGACCGCGAACATCCGCATTATCGACCCGGCGCTCGTCACGCGTACCTTTGCGCAGCTCGAGCAGTTCCGCCAGTACTACCAGTTCGCCCCTCAACTCGACGTCGACCGCTACGAGATCGACGGCAAGGTGCAGGACACCGTCATCGCCGTGCGGGAGCTCAACCTCGACGGTCTGGGCGGCGCGAACAACTTCTACAACCGCACCTTCGTCTACACGCACGGCTATGGCGTGGTGGCGGCGTTCGGAAACCAGCGGTCGGCCGAGGGCCTCCCTGTGTTCCTGCAGTCCGGAATCCCGAGCGACGGGGCACTGGGCAGCGACTTCGAGCCGCGCATCTACTTCGGCGAGCAGTCGCCTCCGTTCTCGATCGTCGGCGCACCGGAAGGCAGCCGCCCAGTGGAGCTCGACTTCCCGTCAGGTTCCGAGGAGGGTGCCGAGAACGCCACGACCACCTACGCCGCCGACGGCGGACCGACACTCGACAACGTGTTCAAGAAGGTGCTCTACGCGATCAAGTTCCAGTCGGAGCAGATCTTCCTCTCCGACGCGGTCAACGACGAGTCGCAGATCCTCTACGACCGCGACCCGAAGCAGCGCGTGCAGAAGGTCGCCCCGTACCTCACTCTCGACAGTGACGCCTACCCGGCGGTCGTCGACGACAAGGTGGTCTGGATCGTCGACGGCTATACGACGAGCGACAACTACCCGTACTCGGACGTCAAGCAGCTCAGTAACGCGATCGTCGACACCTACACGCCGACTCCCGCCTACGCGATCGACAACATCAACTACATCCGCAACTCGGTCAAGGCGACAGTCGATGCGTACACCGGCGAGGTCACCCTCTACGCCTGGGACGAGGAGGATCCGATCCTGCAGACCTGGCAGAAGATCTTCCCGACCTCGGTCGTGCCGATCAGCGAGATGTCGGGCGATTTGCTGAGCCACGTGCGCTACCCGGCCGACCTTTTCAAGGTGCAGCGTCAGATCCTGAGCACGTACCACGTGACCGACAGCGACTCGTTCTTCTCGAGCGATGACGCGTGGATCACGCCGAATGACCCGACGGAGAGTGCTGCGACGGCGGAGTTCCAGCCGCCGTATTACCTCACGATGCAGGTGCCTGGTTCCGAGGAGTCGAACTTCTCGCTTTACACGACCTTCATCCCTCAGTCGTCAGGTGAGGGCACGAGAAATATCCTCACGGGCTACATGGCCGTGAATGCGGATGCCGGAGGCACGGCAGGCGAGGTGGCGGACAGCTATGGCAAGTTCACGCTGCTGACCCTGCCGAAGCAGGACACCGTTCCCGGGCCCGGTCAGGTGCAGGCTGCGTTCAATACCGACACCGAGGTGGCCAACCAACTCGCGCTTCTCGCGCGGGGTGACACCGAGGTTGTGCGCGGTAACCTCCTGACCCTGCCGGTGGGCGGCGGACTGCTCTACGTGCAGCCGGTCTACGTGCAATCGACCGCGGAGACGAGCTACCCCATCCTGCGCAAGGTACTCGTATCGTTCGGAGACCAGATCGGCTTCGAGGACACCCTCGATGCCGCCCTGAACTCGGTCTTCGGTGGTGACTCCGGAGCGACGGCGGGTGACGAGGATGTGGTGGTGACACCGATCGATCCGGCCGAGCCGCTCGATCCGGACGCCCCTGCGGAGCCGGAGACGCCCACCGAGCCGACGACGCCGACGACGCCAACGACGCCGAGCGACAGCCCTGCTTTGACGGCAGCGCTCGAGGACGCCCGTCAGGCGCTCCTGGACCGCACAGCCGCCTACGCCGCCAACGACATGGTGGGTGCTGCGGAGGCTGACGAGGCCCTGCAGGCAGCCATCGAGCGGGCGATCGCCGCGACGCCGTAG
- a CDS encoding PDZ domain-containing protein, which translates to MALFSNDRAEPSPGSRRRLRTGWTLLTAGIVGALALSFIPSPYVIERPGPVFDTLGEVTVEGEAVPLISIPGEETFPTEGSLSMLTVNVVGNRESRPNWFEVISSWGNPSRAVLPLDEAFPPGRSVEQSNEQSAVDMQNSQKDAIAASLTKLGYPLEATLTVAGFSPDSPSDGILMEGDEILRVNGEDPLDVTQLRSIIAENGTQSPVTIDITRASSPETVEVTPQENPGGDGNPIVGITVGADYDFPFEVKIQLEKVGGPSAGMMFALGIIDKLTPGALNGGQDIAGTGTITVDGSVGPIGGIRQKLYGAKDDGAEFFLAPAANCGEVAGNIPDGLTVFAVGTLDEALAALEVVAGGGDTSTLPGCDA; encoded by the coding sequence GTGGCGCTCTTCTCGAACGACCGTGCCGAGCCGTCGCCAGGCTCACGACGGAGGCTCCGAACCGGCTGGACGCTCCTCACTGCGGGCATCGTCGGCGCGCTGGCGCTCTCGTTCATCCCGTCGCCCTATGTGATCGAGCGCCCCGGACCCGTCTTCGACACCCTCGGCGAGGTGACCGTCGAGGGGGAGGCGGTTCCGCTGATCTCTATTCCCGGCGAGGAGACCTTCCCGACCGAGGGATCCCTCAGCATGCTCACGGTCAACGTGGTCGGCAACCGCGAGAGCAGGCCCAACTGGTTCGAGGTCATTTCGTCCTGGGGAAACCCGAGCCGCGCGGTCCTTCCCCTCGACGAGGCCTTCCCCCCGGGGCGGAGCGTCGAGCAGTCGAACGAGCAGAGTGCCGTCGACATGCAGAACTCCCAGAAGGACGCGATCGCCGCGTCGCTGACCAAACTCGGCTACCCGCTCGAGGCCACCCTGACGGTGGCCGGATTCTCGCCCGACTCGCCCTCGGACGGCATCCTGATGGAGGGCGACGAGATCCTGCGCGTGAACGGCGAGGACCCGCTCGACGTCACGCAGCTCCGCTCGATCATCGCCGAGAACGGCACCCAGTCGCCCGTGACGATCGACATCACCCGGGCCAGCAGCCCGGAAACGGTCGAGGTGACCCCTCAGGAGAATCCCGGTGGCGATGGCAACCCGATCGTGGGAATCACGGTCGGCGCCGACTACGACTTCCCGTTTGAGGTCAAGATCCAGCTGGAGAAGGTCGGGGGGCCGAGCGCCGGCATGATGTTCGCCCTCGGGATCATCGACAAGCTCACCCCGGGCGCCCTCAACGGAGGGCAGGACATCGCGGGCACCGGCACGATCACGGTCGACGGCTCGGTCGGTCCGATCGGCGGCATCCGGCAGAAGCTCTACGGCGCGAAGGACGACGGCGCCGAGTTCTTCCTCGCCCCCGCCGCGAACTGCGGCGAGGTCGCCGGCAACATCCCCGACGGCCTCACGGTGTTCGCCGTCGGTACGCTCGACGAGGCTCTCGCGGCGCTCGAGGTCGTTGCGGGTGGCGGGGACACCAGTACGCTGCCCGGTTGCGACGCGTAA
- a CDS encoding class F sortase produces MTAQPSKSRRGSLWAAAAVLLLIGGGTAIGFAVTANDPPPQPPASAASPSPTDVTATPPPSTPPVAAAQTTGPIMSAATPTQVSIPAIDVDSTLMELGLNADGTAEVPPLDPAAPAGWYRGSPTPGELGPSIVLGHVTSNTGPAIFYRLGDMRPGDEVTVARDDGTVAIFTVDAVEQYPKADFPTQKVYGNTDHAALRLITCGGVFDGAAGPHLDNIVVYASLTDGGQ; encoded by the coding sequence GTGACTGCGCAACCTAGCAAGTCCCGCCGCGGTAGCCTCTGGGCTGCCGCGGCGGTGCTTCTCCTCATCGGCGGCGGCACCGCCATCGGCTTCGCCGTGACCGCAAACGACCCGCCGCCACAACCACCGGCATCCGCTGCCAGCCCCTCCCCCACGGACGTCACCGCGACACCCCCGCCGTCGACGCCACCGGTCGCTGCTGCACAGACCACCGGCCCGATCATGTCCGCCGCGACCCCCACACAGGTCAGCATCCCCGCCATCGACGTCGATTCGACACTGATGGAACTCGGCCTCAACGCCGACGGCACCGCCGAAGTCCCCCCACTCGATCCCGCCGCCCCAGCAGGCTGGTACCGCGGCTCACCCACCCCGGGCGAACTCGGACCATCGATCGTCCTCGGGCACGTCACCAGCAACACCGGACCCGCCATCTTCTACCGCCTCGGCGACATGCGCCCCGGCGACGAGGTCACCGTCGCCCGCGATGACGGAACCGTGGCAATCTTCACCGTCGATGCAGTCGAGCAGTACCCGAAAGCCGATTTCCCCACCCAGAAGGTGTACGGCAACACCGACCACGCCGCCCTGCGCCTGATCACCTGCGGCGGCGTATTCGACGGCGCTGCGGGCCCCCACCTCGACAACATCGTGGTCTACGCGAGCCTCACCGACGGCGGTCAGTAG